Proteins encoded within one genomic window of Alteribacter populi:
- the hpaE gene encoding 5-carboxymethyl-2-hydroxymuconate semialdehyde dehydrogenase, with product MTKSTEIVNQEKLQHDSKLDDVKLYINGEFVSASSNETFENKNPFTNYAINQVASGGAEDIDKAVSAAKAAFKGEWGQLKLKDRLVYVNRIADLIDEHIDEIAPLESLDTGLPIHQTKKMVARAAQNFRFYAEMVSSRLTGDAYQVDDEFLNYTVHKPVGVAGLITPWNAPFMLETWKIAPALATGNTVVLKPAEWSPLTANRLAEIIDKADLPKGVFNIVHGFGETAGAALVAHPDAPLISFTGETTTGSEIMKNGADPLKRFSMELGGKSPIIVFDDADIDRAIDACTWGIFSFNGERCTANSRLFVHENLYDTFVEQLIERVKNIRVGDPLDDETQVGPLIHTEHFENVKRYLGVAEEEGAQVISGHVDAKYADGNFVPPTLLLNVNNEMRVAQEEIFGPVIAVMTFKDEAEVVEMANDIRYGLAGYVWTNDMKRGHRVAQAVDAGMMWVNSQNVRDLRTPFGGSKHSGIGREGGYYAFEFYTEIQVVHVALSDHPIPQFGKEKRT from the coding sequence GTGACGAAATCAACAGAAATAGTCAACCAGGAAAAATTGCAGCACGACAGTAAATTAGACGATGTAAAGCTCTATATTAACGGGGAGTTTGTTTCGGCAAGCTCGAACGAAACATTTGAAAATAAAAATCCTTTCACGAACTACGCCATCAACCAAGTGGCTTCAGGTGGAGCAGAAGATATTGACAAAGCGGTAAGTGCTGCAAAAGCAGCTTTCAAAGGAGAATGGGGGCAGCTGAAGCTTAAAGACCGTCTTGTGTATGTGAACAGGATTGCGGACTTAATCGATGAGCACATCGATGAGATTGCCCCGCTCGAGTCTCTCGATACAGGGCTGCCGATTCACCAGACGAAGAAGATGGTTGCACGGGCGGCACAAAACTTTCGGTTTTACGCGGAAATGGTGTCGAGCCGGTTAACGGGTGATGCGTACCAAGTGGACGATGAATTTTTAAACTACACGGTTCATAAGCCAGTTGGAGTAGCGGGACTTATTACTCCGTGGAATGCGCCGTTTATGCTTGAAACGTGGAAAATTGCCCCAGCGCTTGCTACTGGAAACACGGTTGTGCTAAAGCCGGCTGAATGGTCCCCTCTGACAGCAAACCGTTTAGCGGAAATTATCGATAAAGCGGACCTTCCTAAAGGAGTTTTCAACATCGTTCACGGCTTTGGGGAAACAGCAGGCGCAGCACTTGTCGCTCATCCGGATGCGCCACTGATTTCGTTTACCGGGGAGACGACGACAGGCTCTGAAATTATGAAGAACGGTGCCGATCCATTAAAACGTTTTTCGATGGAGTTGGGCGGAAAATCACCGATTATCGTGTTTGACGATGCCGATATTGATAGAGCGATTGATGCGTGTACGTGGGGCATTTTCTCTTTTAACGGCGAGCGGTGTACGGCGAACTCAAGGCTGTTCGTCCACGAAAATCTATACGACACGTTTGTTGAACAGCTCATTGAGCGTGTGAAAAACATTCGTGTTGGCGATCCGTTAGACGATGAGACGCAAGTCGGACCACTGATTCACACAGAACACTTTGAAAATGTGAAGCGTTACCTTGGCGTTGCTGAAGAAGAAGGTGCTCAAGTGATTAGCGGGCATGTTGATGCGAAATATGCTGACGGAAACTTTGTCCCGCCGACGTTGCTGCTTAACGTGAACAACGAGATGCGCGTGGCTCAAGAGGAAATTTTCGGACCGGTTATCGCGGTGATGACGTTTAAAGACGAAGCAGAAGTCGTGGAAATGGCAAATGATATTCGCTACGGGCTTGCCGGCTACGTCTGGACTAATGACATGAAGCGAGGTCACAGGGTGGCTCAAGCAGTGGATGCAGGAATGATGTGGGTGAACTCGCAAAATGTCCGTGATCTACGTACGCCATTTGGTGGCTCGAAGCATAGTGGCATTGGTCGTGAAGGTGGCTATTACGCGTTTGAATTTTATACTGAAAT